In Hermetia illucens chromosome 5, iHerIll2.2.curated.20191125, whole genome shotgun sequence, a single window of DNA contains:
- the LOC119656551 gene encoding 39S ribosomal protein L37, mitochondrial yields MRLTQKLCAQHLDYWFKQQWKRVGQRIPIDTGAQAELERLGIKVIDAKEVLQDPKPVRENFVFDKLVPDPVVIQQEKAAYVLRDENVLLEGTAQAQVLLKTIQVDGFPKNVEEKLEQAKISPSTNRNVQNAILASHLFDCEQKKTAIMKVPEKPMFVLPRNYGITDDRKNRLIISKLLFECEKLHGRSLVFQRRLGNDLKCHIHFSKDDHPLQFDFNIDTIITSKRPLDPVKDRINSDLPDIFPLKSTISIPVTKKYEIQTVFPITQSTSFPNPHTIFLHFSPLSVGNLYGTPVTDSQFQARNMLKAFSVAAARAKQLYGDNATNLEKPVVVQSVHTDGKLFHFGTYQLNTLNLDGRDGLKNYWFQKPTTELFHECKYDVGRPILTGYNSAVISYLNAFYGND; encoded by the exons ATGCGTCTAACTCAAAAGTTATGCGCTCAACATTTGGATTACTGGTTCAAACAACAATGGAAACGGGTGGGTCAAAGAATCCCAATTGATACTGGCGCGCAAGCGGAGCTAGAAAGATTGGGAATCAAAGTAATCGATGCCAAGGAAGTGCTGCAGGATCCGAAACCAGTGAG AGAAAATTTCGTATTCGACAAGCTGGTCCCTGATCCTGTTGTCATTCAACAGGAAAAGGCCGCATATGTCCTCCGGGATGAAAACGTCTTATTGGAAGGTACAGCACAAGCACAAGTCCTGCTTAAAACGATCCAAGTGGATGGATTTCCAAAGAACGTGGAAGAGAAGTTGGAACAAGCGAAGATATCCCCGTCGACAAATCGGAATGTTCAAAACGCCATACTAGCGTCGCACCTATTCGATTGCGAACAGAAGAAAACGGCAATCATGAAAGTTCCCGAGAAACCGATGTTTGTTTTGCCGAGGAATTATGGGATAACTGATGATCGCAAAAA CCGTCTTATCATCTCCAAATTACTTTTCGAATGTGAAAAGTTACACGGACGTTCGCTTGTTTTTCAAAGACGATTAGGCAACGATTTAAAGTGCCACATTCACTTCAGTAAAGATGATCACCCACTTCAGTTTGATTTTAATATAGACACTATAATTACATCTAAACGTCCACTCGACCCCGTTAAAGATAGAATCAATTCAGATCTGCCGGATATCTTTCCTCTGAAAAGCACAATTTCAATTCCGGTAACCAAGAAGTATGAAATCCAAACAGTTTTCC CTATAACCCAAAGTACATCTTTCCCAAATCCTCATACCATCTTCTTGCATTTTTCACCATTGAGTGTTGGAAACCTGTACGGGACTCCAGTGACTGATAGTCAGTTCCAAGCGAGAAATATGCTTAAAGCCTTCAGTGTTGCAGCTGCAAGAGCAAAACAACTTTATGGG GACAATGCAACTAATCTGGAGAAGCCCGTTGTTGTACAGAGCGTGCACACCGATGGCAAATTATTCCACTTCGGTACGTATCAACTTAATACCCTAAACCTAGATGGACGTGATGGGCTGAAAAACTATTGGTTCCAAAAACCAACAACGGAACTTTTCCATGAGTGCAAATATGATGTTGGGCGACCTATTTTGACAGGGTACAACAGTGCAGTGATTAGTTATTTGAATGCCTTCTATGGTAATGATTAG